In Colius striatus isolate bColStr4 chromosome 17, bColStr4.1.hap1, whole genome shotgun sequence, the following proteins share a genomic window:
- the MN1 gene encoding transcriptional activator MN1 isoform X2 produces MFGLEQFEPQSSSRSGGQAERGFGQPGLSMSAHFKPPAFPGGGPVAAAADPALGALGEPPLLGMNMSLAGDAYGFPGRGPAELHGGGMQPPVHGFFGGQQPHGSHGGAHHPHQHPPHFGGNFGPDPGASCVHGGRLLGYSGALGGQTAFADGYEHMAESQGGEGFGQQRPGNLPDFQHHSAGASSHAVPAPCLPLDQSPNRAASFHGLPAAGSSEPHGLEQRRLPAQGGVDSLEYNYPGEGPTGHFELPVFSPSEPEGQLPHYGGGRQVPAGGSFAGAPALPRAPGMAVAKAHPQQQHGVFFERFGGTRKMSASLEPGASTRHPLMQQQQPPPPQPPQQPPGLLARQNSCPPAIPRQQQTEANAPNPNLQDNGPIMQNQHAQFEYPIHRLENRNMHPYTDPVFNMQHPPPQQPPNQRLQHFDAPYVSVAKRPRFDFPGNPGVERCASWGSSMHGPAMESHLSPTAYPGLPGEFTPPAPEAFGGPLPHSGPEHPALAQRQNAALVMKQMASRSQQRLRPPSLQQLGHHGDVGPPGSLPPPAFEREPGGGSRGFDPPAPHLAPDGAWFAGPPPPGELLPRRMAAPGLPSEAAPHELGLQPGSAAVLFRPGAGALGLQEPLRMAGEGPAQALPSPGVHPPFAPAMGGLSQLQSPGGGVALPNTPAERRGPADFAAQPGFPFAATARQPAAHGNTPALSASPGAYPPPPPEFPPPPPPRPAASKLGALSLGSFSKPASKDNVFGQSCLAALSTACQNMIASLGAPNLNVTFNKKSPAEAKRKLSQAEPDPPPPTTQDYFPTGPSAGGGGAGKAVGTAPLLPAESSLSPGYVLEPAAGGEGKAGGGRGRGRRKRDSGHVSPGTFFEKFSATEGSGAGVSPGQPAVPAAAGGPPGAAGTERGGGTPHDKPLTSPSWGKGGELLLGEQPDLMSSLDSGIQSVTKSDGSSPHVDFPDEVSTSYGNEDEVSSSSDNAASKPTRSPLLGSSPKLPRGEHTLLNGQKPLALGLLSTSTSTPDSYGLSTTAGTHPGTPSMEQVRTPTSTSAQDEIHPLEILQAQIQLQRQQFSISEDQPLGLKSKKGECTGQNGDSDLGSCCSEGVKGAMSTIDLDSLMAEHNSTWYLPGEKALMEGQEEDKPMVPWEKPKPPNPNKEGTDLINPRSC; encoded by the coding sequence ATGTTCGGGCTGGAGCAGTTCGAGCCGCAGAGCAGCAGCCGGAGCGGCGGGCAGGCGGAGCGGGGCTTCGGCCAGCCCGGACTGAGCATGAGCGCGCACTTCAAGCCGCCGGCCTTTCCCGGCGGCGGcccggtggcggcggcggcggaccCGGCCCTGGGCGCGCTGGGCGAGCCGCCCCTCCTGGGCATGAACATGAGCCTGGCCGGGGACGCCTACGGCTTCCcgggccgcggccccgccgagCTGCACGGCGGCGGCATGCAGCCGCCGGTGCACGGCTTCTTCGGCGGGCAGCAGCCGCACGGCAGCCACGGCGGCGCCCACCacccccaccagcaccccccGCACTTCGGCGGCAACTTCGGGCCCGACCCCGGCGCCTCCTGCGTGCACGGCGGCCGGCTCCTGGGCTACAGCGGCGCGCTGGGTGGGCAGACGGCGTTCGCCGACGGCTACGAGCACATGGCCGAGAGCCAGGGCGGCGAGGGCTTCGGGCAGCAGCGCCCCGGGAACCTGCCCGACTTCCAGCACCACAGCGCCGGCGCCTCCAGCCACGCCGTTCCGGCGCCCTGCCTGCCCCTCGACCAGTCCCCCAACCGCGCCGCCTCCTTCCACGGGCTGCCGGCGGCCGGCTCCTCCGAGCCCCACGGCCTGGAGCAGCGGCGGCTCCCCGCGCAGGGTGGTGTGGACTCGCTGGAATACAATTACCCCGGCGAAGGCCCCACCGGCCACTTCGAGCTGCCCGTCTTCTCGCCgtcggagccggaggggcagctGCCGCACTACGGCGGCGGGCGGCAGGTGCCGGCGGGCGGCAGCTTCGCGGGAGCGCCCGCGCTGCCCCGGGCGCCGGGCATGGCCGTGGCCAAGGCGCACCCGCAGCAGCAGCACGGCGTCTTCTTCGAGCGCTTCGGGGGGACACGGAAGATGTCTGCCAGCCTCGAGCCGGGGGCCAGCACCAGGCACCcgctgatgcagcagcagcagccgccgccgccacaACCACCACAGCAGCCACCGGGCTTGCTGGCCAGACAGAACTCCTGCCCGCCAGCCATCCCTAGGCAACAGCAAACAGAAGCCAACGCTCCCAACCCCAACCTGCAGGACAATGGGCCCATAATGCAGAACCAGCATGCACAGTTTGAATACCCTATTCACAGACTGGAGAACAGGAATATGCATCCCTACACCGACCCCGTGTTTAATATGCAGCACCCTCCTCCACAACAGCCACCAAATCAAAGACTGCAGCACTTCGATGCCCCTTACGTGAGTGTGGCCAAGAGGCCGCGGTTCGACTTCCCCGGCAACCCTGGCGTCGAGCGCTGCGCGTCCTGGGGCAGCAGCATGCACGGGCCTGCGATGGAGAGCCACCTGTCCCCGACGGCCTACCCTGGCCTGCCGGGTGAGTTCACCCCGCCGGCGCCTGAGGCCTTCGGGGGCCCGTTGCCACACAGCGGCCCTGAGCACCCAGCGCTGGCGCAGCGCCAGAACGCGGCCCTGGTGATGAAGCAGATGGCCTCGCGCAGCCAGCAGCGCCTGCGGCcgcccagcctgcagcagctggggcaccACGGCGACGTGGGCCCGCCCGGCAGCCTGCCCCCGCCTGCCTTTGAGCGGGAACCCGGCGGTGGCAGCCGCGGCTTTGACCCGCCGGCACCGCACCTGGCCCCCGACGGCGCCTGGTTCGCAGGGCCGCCGCCACCCGGGGAGCTACTGCCGCGGCGCATGGCAGCGCCGGGGCTGCCCTCCGAGGCGGCCCCCCACGAGCTGGGCCTGCAGCCGGGCAGCGCTGCCGTGCTCTTCCGGCCGGGTGCTGGCgcgctggggctgcaggagccgcTGCGGATGGCGGGCGAGGGACCGGCGCAGGCCCTGCCCTCGCCTGGTGTCCACCCGCCCTTCGCGCCAGCCATGGGTGGCCTCTCGCAGCTGCAGTCACCGGGCGGTGGTGTGGCGCTGCCCAACACGCCAGCTGAGCGCCGTGGCCCCGCCGACTTCGCTGCCCAGCCTGGCTTCCCCTTCGCGGCGACGGCACGACAGCCGGCGGCTCACGGGAACACGCCTGCCCTCAGCGCCTCGCCGGGCGCCTACCCGCCGCCCCCTCCTGAGTTCCCGCCGCCGCCACCCCCGCGGCCTGCCGCCAGCAAGCTGGGCGCCCTGTCCCTGGGCTCCTTCAGCAAGCCGGCCAGCAAGGACAATGTCTtcgggcagagctgcctggccGCCCTCTCCACCGCCTGCCAGAACATGATTGCTAGCCTGGGCGCCCCCAACCTCAACGTCACCTTCAACAAGAAGAGCCCGGCTGAGGCCAAGCGCAAGCTCAGCCAGGCCGAGCCCGACCCGCCGCCGCCCACCACCCAGGACTACTTCCCCACAGGGCCCTCAGCAGGCGGAGGTGGCGCGGGCAAGGCAGTGGGCACTGCGCCGCTGCTGCCTGCCGAGAGCAGCCTCTCGCCCGGCTACGTGCTGGAGCCGGCGGCTGGGGGCGAGGGGaaggcgggcggggggcgggggcggggccgccgGAAACGGGACAGCGGGCACGTCAGCCCTGGCACCTTCTTCGAGAAGTTCTCTGCCACggagggcagcggggccggcGTCAGCCCGGGGCAGCCGGCAGTGCCGGCGGCTGCAGGGGGTCCGCCGGGGGCTGCGGGCACGGAGCGTGGCGGGGGCACCCCCCACGACAAGCCCCTGACCTCGCCCTCCTGGGGCAAGGGTGGCGAGCTGTTGCTGGGGGAGCAGCCCGACCTGATGTCCTCCCTGGACAGTGGCATCCAGAGTGTGACCAAGTCGGACGGCAGCTCCCCGCACGTGGACTTTCCCGACGAGGTCAGCACCAGCTACGGCAACGAGGACGAGGTATCCTCTAGCTCTGACAACGCTGCCTCCAAGCCCACCCGCAGCCCGCTGCTGGGCAGTTCGCCCAAGCTGCCCCGTGGGGAGCACACACTTCTCAATGGACAGAAGCCCCTGGCCCTTGGCCTCCTCAGTACGTCTACCTCGACCCCCGACAGCTATGGGCTCAGCACCACGGCAGGCACCCACCCTGGCACTCCGAGCATGGAGCAGGTGCGGACCCCCACGAGCACCTCAGCCCAGGATGAGATCCACCCCCTGGAGATCCTGCAGGCGCAGATCCAGCTCCAGCGGCAGCAGTTCAGCATCTCAGAAGACCAGCCCTTGGGGCTGAAGAGCAAGAAGGGGGAGTGCACGGGGCAGAACGGGGACAGTGacctgggcagctgctgctcggAGGGTGTCAAGGGCGCCATGAGCACCATCGACCTGGACTCCCTGATGGCCGAGCACAACTCCACCTGGTACCTGCCTGGCGAGAAGGCCCTGAtggaggggcaggaggaggacaAGCCCATGGTGCCCTGGGAGAAGCCCAAGCCCCCGAACCCCAACAAAGAAG
- the PITPNB gene encoding phosphatidylinositol transfer protein beta isoform isoform X2 gives MVLIKEFRVVLPCSVQEYQVGQLYSVAEASKNETGGGEGIQVLKNEPYEKDGEKGQYTHKIYHLKSKVPGFVRMIAPEGSLVFHEKAWNAYPYCRTIVTNEYMKDDFFIKIETWHKPDLGTSENVHNLDPNTWKSVEIVHIDIADRTQVEPGDYKADEDPALFQSVKTKRGPLGPNWKKELATDEECPKMCAYKLVTIKFKWWGLQNKVENFIQKQEKRIFTNFHRQLFCWIDKWIDLTMEDIRRMEDETQKELEAMRKKGSVRGTLAADV, from the exons ATGGTGCTGATCAAGGAATT CCGAGTGGTTTTACCTTGCTCAGTGCAAGAG tATCAGGTTGGGCAACTTTATTCTGTGGCAGAAGCTagcaaaaatgaaacaggaGGTGGCGAAGGAATTCAAGTCCTAAAAAATGAGCCTTATGAGAAGGATGGTGAGAAGGGACAATATACTCACAAAATCTATCACTTAAAGAG TAAAGTTCCTGGTTTTGTAAGGATGATTGCTCCAGAAGGCTCTCTGGTGTTCCATGAGAAGGCTTGGAATGCATATCCCTACTGTAGAACAA TTGTGACA AATGAATACATGAAAGATGACTTCTTCATAAAAATTGAGACCTGGCACAAACCAGATTTGGGGACATCAGAGAAC gTGCACAACTTAGATCCAAACACATGGAAGAGTGTTGAAATTGTCCATATCGACATTGCAGATAGAACCCAAGTAGAACCAGGA GACTACAAAGCTGATGAAGACCCTGCGTTATTCCAGTCGGTTAAGACAAAGAGAGGACCTTTGGGGCCAAATTGGAAG AAAGAGCTGGCAACTGATGAAGAGTGTCCTAAAATGTGTGCTTACAAGTTGGTGACTATCAAATTTAAATGGTGGGGACTGCAGAACAAAGTTGAAAACTTTATACAAAAG caagaaaaaaggatATTTACCAACTTTCACCGCCAGCTCTTCTGTTGGATTGATAAGTGGATTGATCTGACTATGGAAGACATTAGGAGAATGGAGGATGAAACCCAAAAGGAGCTGGAAGCG ATGCGTAAGAAGGGTTCCGTTCGAGGCACTTTGGCTGCTGACGTCTAG
- the MN1 gene encoding transcriptional activator MN1 isoform X1, whose protein sequence is MFGLEQFEPQSSSRSGGQAERGFGQPGLSMSAHFKPPAFPGGGPVAAAADPALGALGEPPLLGMNMSLAGDAYGFPGRGPAELHGGGMQPPVHGFFGGQQPHGSHGGAHHPHQHPPHFGGNFGPDPGASCVHGGRLLGYSGALGGQTAFADGYEHMAESQGGEGFGQQRPGNLPDFQHHSAGASSHAVPAPCLPLDQSPNRAASFHGLPAAGSSEPHGLEQRRLPAQGGVDSLEYNYPGEGPTGHFELPVFSPSEPEGQLPHYGGGRQVPAGGSFAGAPALPRAPGMAVAKAHPQQQHGVFFERFGGTRKMSASLEPGASTRHPLMQQQQPPPPQPPQQPPGLLARQNSCPPAIPRQQQTEANAPNPNLQDNGPIMQNQHAQFEYPIHRLENRNMHPYTDPVFNMQHPPPQQPPNQRLQHFDAPYVSVAKRPRFDFPGNPGVERCASWGSSMHGPAMESHLSPTAYPGLPGEFTPPAPEAFGGPLPHSGPEHPALAQRQNAALVMKQMASRSQQRLRPPSLQQLGHHGDVGPPGSLPPPAFEREPGGGSRGFDPPAPHLAPDGAWFAGPPPPGELLPRRMAAPGLPSEAAPHELGLQPGSAAVLFRPGAGALGLQEPLRMAGEGPAQALPSPGVHPPFAPAMGGLSQLQSPGGGVALPNTPAERRGPADFAAQPGFPFAATARQPAAHGNTPALSASPGAYPPPPPEFPPPPPPRPAASKLGALSLGSFSKPASKDNVFGQSCLAALSTACQNMIASLGAPNLNVTFNKKSPAEAKRKLSQAEPDPPPPTTQDYFPTGPSAGGGGAGKAVGTAPLLPAESSLSPGYVLEPAAGGEGKAGGGRGRGRRKRDSGHVSPGTFFEKFSATEGSGAGVSPGQPAVPAAAGGPPGAAGTERGGGTPHDKPLTSPSWGKGGELLLGEQPDLMSSLDSGIQSVTKSDGSSPHVDFPDEVSTSYGNEDEVSSSSDNAASKPTRSPLLGSSPKLPRGEHTLLNGQKPLALGLLSTSTSTPDSYGLSTTAGTHPGTPSMEQVRTPTSTSAQDEIHPLEILQAQIQLQRQQFSISEDQPLGLKSKKGECTGQNGDSDLGSCCSEGVKGAMSTIDLDSLMAEHNSTWYLPGEKALMEGQEEDKPMVPWEKPKPPNPNKEAHDLPPSKPSAAAQTGSHLQCLSVHCTDEVGEAKGRTAVPTWRSLHSDISNRFGTFVAALT, encoded by the coding sequence ATGTTCGGGCTGGAGCAGTTCGAGCCGCAGAGCAGCAGCCGGAGCGGCGGGCAGGCGGAGCGGGGCTTCGGCCAGCCCGGACTGAGCATGAGCGCGCACTTCAAGCCGCCGGCCTTTCCCGGCGGCGGcccggtggcggcggcggcggaccCGGCCCTGGGCGCGCTGGGCGAGCCGCCCCTCCTGGGCATGAACATGAGCCTGGCCGGGGACGCCTACGGCTTCCcgggccgcggccccgccgagCTGCACGGCGGCGGCATGCAGCCGCCGGTGCACGGCTTCTTCGGCGGGCAGCAGCCGCACGGCAGCCACGGCGGCGCCCACCacccccaccagcaccccccGCACTTCGGCGGCAACTTCGGGCCCGACCCCGGCGCCTCCTGCGTGCACGGCGGCCGGCTCCTGGGCTACAGCGGCGCGCTGGGTGGGCAGACGGCGTTCGCCGACGGCTACGAGCACATGGCCGAGAGCCAGGGCGGCGAGGGCTTCGGGCAGCAGCGCCCCGGGAACCTGCCCGACTTCCAGCACCACAGCGCCGGCGCCTCCAGCCACGCCGTTCCGGCGCCCTGCCTGCCCCTCGACCAGTCCCCCAACCGCGCCGCCTCCTTCCACGGGCTGCCGGCGGCCGGCTCCTCCGAGCCCCACGGCCTGGAGCAGCGGCGGCTCCCCGCGCAGGGTGGTGTGGACTCGCTGGAATACAATTACCCCGGCGAAGGCCCCACCGGCCACTTCGAGCTGCCCGTCTTCTCGCCgtcggagccggaggggcagctGCCGCACTACGGCGGCGGGCGGCAGGTGCCGGCGGGCGGCAGCTTCGCGGGAGCGCCCGCGCTGCCCCGGGCGCCGGGCATGGCCGTGGCCAAGGCGCACCCGCAGCAGCAGCACGGCGTCTTCTTCGAGCGCTTCGGGGGGACACGGAAGATGTCTGCCAGCCTCGAGCCGGGGGCCAGCACCAGGCACCcgctgatgcagcagcagcagccgccgccgccacaACCACCACAGCAGCCACCGGGCTTGCTGGCCAGACAGAACTCCTGCCCGCCAGCCATCCCTAGGCAACAGCAAACAGAAGCCAACGCTCCCAACCCCAACCTGCAGGACAATGGGCCCATAATGCAGAACCAGCATGCACAGTTTGAATACCCTATTCACAGACTGGAGAACAGGAATATGCATCCCTACACCGACCCCGTGTTTAATATGCAGCACCCTCCTCCACAACAGCCACCAAATCAAAGACTGCAGCACTTCGATGCCCCTTACGTGAGTGTGGCCAAGAGGCCGCGGTTCGACTTCCCCGGCAACCCTGGCGTCGAGCGCTGCGCGTCCTGGGGCAGCAGCATGCACGGGCCTGCGATGGAGAGCCACCTGTCCCCGACGGCCTACCCTGGCCTGCCGGGTGAGTTCACCCCGCCGGCGCCTGAGGCCTTCGGGGGCCCGTTGCCACACAGCGGCCCTGAGCACCCAGCGCTGGCGCAGCGCCAGAACGCGGCCCTGGTGATGAAGCAGATGGCCTCGCGCAGCCAGCAGCGCCTGCGGCcgcccagcctgcagcagctggggcaccACGGCGACGTGGGCCCGCCCGGCAGCCTGCCCCCGCCTGCCTTTGAGCGGGAACCCGGCGGTGGCAGCCGCGGCTTTGACCCGCCGGCACCGCACCTGGCCCCCGACGGCGCCTGGTTCGCAGGGCCGCCGCCACCCGGGGAGCTACTGCCGCGGCGCATGGCAGCGCCGGGGCTGCCCTCCGAGGCGGCCCCCCACGAGCTGGGCCTGCAGCCGGGCAGCGCTGCCGTGCTCTTCCGGCCGGGTGCTGGCgcgctggggctgcaggagccgcTGCGGATGGCGGGCGAGGGACCGGCGCAGGCCCTGCCCTCGCCTGGTGTCCACCCGCCCTTCGCGCCAGCCATGGGTGGCCTCTCGCAGCTGCAGTCACCGGGCGGTGGTGTGGCGCTGCCCAACACGCCAGCTGAGCGCCGTGGCCCCGCCGACTTCGCTGCCCAGCCTGGCTTCCCCTTCGCGGCGACGGCACGACAGCCGGCGGCTCACGGGAACACGCCTGCCCTCAGCGCCTCGCCGGGCGCCTACCCGCCGCCCCCTCCTGAGTTCCCGCCGCCGCCACCCCCGCGGCCTGCCGCCAGCAAGCTGGGCGCCCTGTCCCTGGGCTCCTTCAGCAAGCCGGCCAGCAAGGACAATGTCTtcgggcagagctgcctggccGCCCTCTCCACCGCCTGCCAGAACATGATTGCTAGCCTGGGCGCCCCCAACCTCAACGTCACCTTCAACAAGAAGAGCCCGGCTGAGGCCAAGCGCAAGCTCAGCCAGGCCGAGCCCGACCCGCCGCCGCCCACCACCCAGGACTACTTCCCCACAGGGCCCTCAGCAGGCGGAGGTGGCGCGGGCAAGGCAGTGGGCACTGCGCCGCTGCTGCCTGCCGAGAGCAGCCTCTCGCCCGGCTACGTGCTGGAGCCGGCGGCTGGGGGCGAGGGGaaggcgggcggggggcgggggcggggccgccgGAAACGGGACAGCGGGCACGTCAGCCCTGGCACCTTCTTCGAGAAGTTCTCTGCCACggagggcagcggggccggcGTCAGCCCGGGGCAGCCGGCAGTGCCGGCGGCTGCAGGGGGTCCGCCGGGGGCTGCGGGCACGGAGCGTGGCGGGGGCACCCCCCACGACAAGCCCCTGACCTCGCCCTCCTGGGGCAAGGGTGGCGAGCTGTTGCTGGGGGAGCAGCCCGACCTGATGTCCTCCCTGGACAGTGGCATCCAGAGTGTGACCAAGTCGGACGGCAGCTCCCCGCACGTGGACTTTCCCGACGAGGTCAGCACCAGCTACGGCAACGAGGACGAGGTATCCTCTAGCTCTGACAACGCTGCCTCCAAGCCCACCCGCAGCCCGCTGCTGGGCAGTTCGCCCAAGCTGCCCCGTGGGGAGCACACACTTCTCAATGGACAGAAGCCCCTGGCCCTTGGCCTCCTCAGTACGTCTACCTCGACCCCCGACAGCTATGGGCTCAGCACCACGGCAGGCACCCACCCTGGCACTCCGAGCATGGAGCAGGTGCGGACCCCCACGAGCACCTCAGCCCAGGATGAGATCCACCCCCTGGAGATCCTGCAGGCGCAGATCCAGCTCCAGCGGCAGCAGTTCAGCATCTCAGAAGACCAGCCCTTGGGGCTGAAGAGCAAGAAGGGGGAGTGCACGGGGCAGAACGGGGACAGTGacctgggcagctgctgctcggAGGGTGTCAAGGGCGCCATGAGCACCATCGACCTGGACTCCCTGATGGCCGAGCACAACTCCACCTGGTACCTGCCTGGCGAGAAGGCCCTGAtggaggggcaggaggaggacaAGCCCATGGTGCCCTGGGAGAAGCCCAAGCCCCCGAACCCCAACAAAGAAG
- the PITPNB gene encoding phosphatidylinositol transfer protein beta isoform isoform X1 — MVLIKEFRVVLPCSVQEYQVGQLYSVAEASKNETGGGEGIQVLKNEPYEKDGEKGQYTHKIYHLKSKVPGFVRMIAPEGSLVFHEKAWNAYPYCRTIVTNEYMKDDFFIKIETWHKPDLGTSENVHNLDPNTWKSVEIVHIDIADRTQVEPGDYKADEDPALFQSVKTKRGPLGPNWKKELATDEECPKMCAYKLVTIKFKWWGLQNKVENFIQKQEKRIFTNFHRQLFCWIDKWIDLTMEDIRRMEDETQKELEALRNQGQVRGTSAANDE, encoded by the exons ATGGTGCTGATCAAGGAATT CCGAGTGGTTTTACCTTGCTCAGTGCAAGAG tATCAGGTTGGGCAACTTTATTCTGTGGCAGAAGCTagcaaaaatgaaacaggaGGTGGCGAAGGAATTCAAGTCCTAAAAAATGAGCCTTATGAGAAGGATGGTGAGAAGGGACAATATACTCACAAAATCTATCACTTAAAGAG TAAAGTTCCTGGTTTTGTAAGGATGATTGCTCCAGAAGGCTCTCTGGTGTTCCATGAGAAGGCTTGGAATGCATATCCCTACTGTAGAACAA TTGTGACA AATGAATACATGAAAGATGACTTCTTCATAAAAATTGAGACCTGGCACAAACCAGATTTGGGGACATCAGAGAAC gTGCACAACTTAGATCCAAACACATGGAAGAGTGTTGAAATTGTCCATATCGACATTGCAGATAGAACCCAAGTAGAACCAGGA GACTACAAAGCTGATGAAGACCCTGCGTTATTCCAGTCGGTTAAGACAAAGAGAGGACCTTTGGGGCCAAATTGGAAG AAAGAGCTGGCAACTGATGAAGAGTGTCCTAAAATGTGTGCTTACAAGTTGGTGACTATCAAATTTAAATGGTGGGGACTGCAGAACAAAGTTGAAAACTTTATACAAAAG caagaaaaaaggatATTTACCAACTTTCACCGCCAGCTCTTCTGTTGGATTGATAAGTGGATTGATCTGACTATGGAAGACATTAGGAGAATGGAGGATGAAACCCAAAAGGAGCTGGAAGCG TTACGTAACCAAGGCCAAGTCAGAGGAACAAGTGCTGCCAATGATGAATGA